The region TTCGCCTCCTACGTGGGCTGGATGGCGGAGATGCTCGCGGCACGCGGCATACCGGCGCGCGTGCTGCTCTCCGTCCTGGACGCACTGGCCGACCGCCTGCCCGGTCTCCCCCACGCCCTCGCCACCCTGGCGCGGGCGCGAACCGTCCTGAGCTGAGCGGCCTCAGTCGAACGCCGTCAGCTGGCGCTCCCGCGCCTCGGTCACGTGTCCCCGCATCGCCGCCTCGGCCGCATCCGGGTCTCCGGCCTCGATGGCCGCGGCGACGCGCTGATGCTCCTCGATCGTCGTGCCGGCGTGGGCGTAGGGGAAGTATCTCCGGTGCAGGTGGAGGTGGACATGCAGGCGCTCGAGGCCGTCACGGAGCAGGGGGTTGCCCGACGCCTCTGCGATGAGGTCGTGGAAGCGGGCGTCGTGAACGGTGAAGGCGGCGTGCCAGCCGCCGGGATCGTCCGGCTCCTGCGCGATCGAGGTGGCGGCCTCCTCGATGATCGCCGCGCGCTGCTCTGAGGTGGCCCGCTCGGCGGCCAGTCGTGCGGCGGCGCACTCCAGCAGCAGCCGCATCTCGAACATGTGGTCGAACTCGGCGCGGGTGAGCAGCGGGCTGACCGTGTAGCCCACCAGGGGGCGCTTGCGGACCAGCCCGTCGGACTCGAGACGGGCCAGGGCCTCGCGGATCGGCGTCTGGGACACGTCGAGCTCGCGGGCCAGCGCGTCGATGTTGACGCGGTCGCCGGGCCGCATGCTGTGCTCGAGGATCCGCGCTCTCAGCACGTCGTAGACGTCGTCGCCGAGCGTCGACCGCCTCAGCCGAATCGGTTCGGTGGGTGCCATCGGGCCCAATCCTCCCACGAACATCAGGTCTTGACGTTCTGACGACCACGGACTATACCTCCATGAAACATCCTATAGGATCTATGAATTCAGCGAGAGGCGCGGCCATGAATGGACGACCACTGGTCAGGCTCGGCGGGCTGGCTGCCGCTCTGATGCTCGCCGCCACCGCCACCGCCGGTTGCACGAGGAAGAGCGACGGCACGGCGACGGCCGGCACCCCTGCCCGGACACCTGACCAGGTCAAGATCGCCCTGGTCCCCGGCGGGGCACACCCCTACTTCCAGCCGTGGAAGGACACGGCCGCCAAGGCGAAGTCCGAGCTGGGAGTCGGCGACGTCACCTTCAACGAGACCTCCGACTGGGAC is a window of Nonomuraea helvata DNA encoding:
- a CDS encoding GntR family transcriptional regulator produces the protein MAPTEPIRLRRSTLGDDVYDVLRARILEHSMRPGDRVNIDALARELDVSQTPIREALARLESDGLVRKRPLVGYTVSPLLTRAEFDHMFEMRLLLECAAARLAAERATSEQRAAIIEEAATSIAQEPDDPGGWHAAFTVHDARFHDLIAEASGNPLLRDGLERLHVHLHLHRRYFPYAHAGTTIEEHQRVAAAIEAGDPDAAEAAMRGHVTEARERQLTAFD